From the Malus domestica chromosome 17, GDT2T_hap1 genome, one window contains:
- the LOC103440674 gene encoding aromatic aminotransferase ISS1, whose translation MGSYGQLARRAVETDMPIMVQIQQLVRGAKNAVSLAQGVVHWQPPKEALDKVKELVWEPSISRYGADEGLPELREALVQKLHRENKLYKSSVMVTAGANQAFVNLALTLCDAGDSVVMFAPYYFNAYMSFQMTGVTNILVGPGHPKTLHPDADWLEKTLSETKPTPKLVTVVNPGNPSGTYIPDSLLKRISNLCRDAGSWLVVDNTYEYFMYDDLKHTCVEGNHIVNIFSFSKAYGMMGWRVGYIAYPSEVEGFGTQLLKVQDNIPICASIISQHLALYSLEMGPEWVIERVKGLVKNRDIVIEALSPLGDSAVKGGEGAIYLWAKLPDKYADDDKFVHWLAHRHGVVVIPGSACGCPGNVRISFGGLVEDDCKAAAERLRRGLEELIRDGLVE comes from the exons ATGGGTTCCTATGGACAACTTGCAAGGAGGGCCGTGGAGACTGATATGCCGATCATGGTTCAG ATACAGCAGTTGGTCCGAGGAGCCAAAAATGCTGTGTCATTGGCTCAG GGAGTAGTTCACTGGCAACCACCCAAAGAGGCATTGGATAAGGTGAAAGAACTTGTTTGGGAGCCTTCAATTAGTCGTTACGGTGCTGATGAAGGTTTACCTGAACTCAGGGAGGCATTAGTACAAAAG ttgCATCGTGAAAATAAGTTGTACAAATCTTCAGTGATGGTTACTGCAGGCGCGAATCAG GCATTTGTGAACCTTGCTCTTACATTGTGTGATGCCGGGGACTCTGTGGTTATGTTTGCACCATACTACTTCAATGCCTACATGTCCTTCCAAATGACGGGAGTCACTAATATACTCGTGGGTCCTGGTCACCCAAAGACACTTCACCCAGATGCAG ACTGGTTGGAGAAAACATTATCAGAAACCAAACCAACCCCAAAACTTGTTACAGTTGTTAATCCTGGTAACCCAAGTGGAACCTACATTCCGGATTCTCTTCTTAAG AGGATTTCCAATTTATGCAGAGATGCTGGATCATGGCTAGTTGTGGATAATACGTATGA GTATTTTATGTATGATGATTTGAAACACACATGTGTGGAGGGAAATCACATAGTCAACATTTTTTCCTTCTCGAAAGCTTATGGAATGATGGGATGGCGTGTTGGATAT ATAGCTTACCCATCAGAAGTAGAGGGCTTTGGTACCCAACTCCTCAAAGTTCAGGACAACATTCCTATCTGTGCTTCAATAATTTCACAGCACCTTGCCCTCTACTCATTGGAAATGGGACCCGAATGGGTCATTGAACGAGTGAAAGGTCTAGTGAAGAACAGAGACATCGTTATAGAAGCGCTCTCTCCCCTTGGGGACAGTGCTGTTAAAGGCGGAGAGGGAGCTATATACTTGTGGGCAAAGCTTCCGGACAAATATGCAGATGATGATAAATTTGTTCACTGGCTTGCTCACAGGCATGGTGTGGTGGTGATCCCCGGAAGTGCTTGTGGGTGCCCGGGGAATGTGAGAATCTCCTTTGGTGGCTTGGTAGAGGATGACTGCAAAGCTGCTGCAGAGAGGCTGAGGAGAGGGTTAGAAGAGTTAATCAGAGATGGATTGGTTGAGTAA